The Saccharothrix variisporea genome has a segment encoding these proteins:
- a CDS encoding chitinase, which translates to MSRRILFARVAAVCALVLGAVVVSFAPAYAASVTATFAKTSAWETGYTGQFSVKNETSTAISSWKVEFDLPAGTTVGAYWDALQTNASGHYTFTNREYNGTVAPGATVTFGFNASGTAAPTNCKINGASCAGSPTTTTTTTTDNSTTTTTTTTTTTTTTPPQTGLPRRVLVGYLHASFANGSGYIRMKDVSPDWDVINLSFAEPTSATSGELRFQQCPVAECPNVEPEAEFIAAIREKQAQGRKVLISVGGANGQVQLTTTAARDAFVRSASAIIDKYGLDGLDVDFEGHSLSLNSGDTDFRNPTTPVIVNLISALKTLKARYGAKFVLTMAPETFFVQVGYQHYGGGSGADPRAGAYLPVIHAMRDDLTLLHVQHYNSGPIMGLDNQYHFMGGADFHVSMADMVLAGFPVRGDATKFFPGLRPEQVAIGLPASVNAGNGFTSVAETQKALDCLMKGSNCGTYKPKTTYPGLRGLMTWSVNWDRYNNFEFSKAHRAYLPR; encoded by the coding sequence ATGTCCCGCAGAATCCTGTTCGCCAGGGTGGCGGCGGTGTGCGCCCTGGTGCTCGGCGCGGTCGTGGTGAGCTTCGCCCCGGCCTACGCCGCGTCCGTCACCGCCACCTTCGCCAAGACCTCGGCGTGGGAGACCGGCTACACCGGCCAGTTCTCCGTCAAGAACGAGACCAGCACCGCCATCTCGAGCTGGAAGGTCGAGTTCGACCTGCCGGCGGGCACGACGGTCGGCGCGTACTGGGACGCCCTGCAGACCAACGCCTCCGGCCACTACACCTTCACCAACCGCGAGTACAACGGCACCGTGGCCCCCGGCGCCACCGTGACCTTCGGCTTCAACGCCTCCGGCACCGCGGCCCCGACCAACTGCAAGATCAACGGCGCTTCCTGCGCCGGCTCGCCCACCACGACCACGACCACCACCACCGACAACTCCACAACGACCACCACCACCACAACGACGACGACCACCACCACTCCGCCGCAGACCGGCCTGCCCCGCCGCGTCCTGGTCGGCTACCTGCACGCCAGCTTCGCCAACGGCTCCGGCTACATCCGGATGAAGGACGTCTCCCCGGACTGGGACGTCATCAACCTGTCCTTCGCCGAACCCACCTCCGCGACCTCCGGCGAGCTGCGGTTCCAGCAGTGCCCGGTGGCCGAGTGCCCGAACGTCGAGCCGGAGGCCGAGTTCATCGCGGCCATCCGCGAGAAGCAGGCCCAGGGCCGCAAGGTGCTGATCTCCGTCGGCGGCGCGAACGGCCAGGTCCAGCTGACCACCACGGCCGCCCGGGACGCGTTCGTCCGCAGCGCGAGCGCGATCATCGACAAGTACGGGCTGGACGGCCTGGACGTCGACTTCGAGGGCCACTCCCTGTCGCTGAACTCCGGCGACACCGACTTCCGCAACCCCACCACCCCGGTGATCGTCAACCTCATCTCCGCGTTGAAGACGCTGAAGGCGCGCTACGGGGCCAAGTTCGTCCTGACGATGGCCCCGGAGACGTTCTTCGTCCAGGTCGGCTACCAGCACTACGGCGGCGGCAGCGGCGCCGACCCGCGGGCGGGTGCGTACCTGCCGGTCATCCACGCCATGCGCGACGACCTGACGCTGCTGCACGTCCAGCACTACAACTCCGGCCCGATCATGGGCCTGGACAACCAGTACCACTTCATGGGCGGCGCCGACTTCCACGTGTCGATGGCGGACATGGTGCTGGCCGGCTTCCCGGTGCGCGGGGACGCGACGAAGTTCTTCCCCGGGCTGCGACCGGAACAGGTCGCCATCGGGCTGCCGGCCAGCGTCAACGCGGGCAACGGGTTCACGTCCGTGGCCGAGACGCAGAAGGCGTTGGACTGCCTGATGAAGGGCAGCAACTGCGGAACGTACAAGCCGAAGACGACCTACCCGGGCCTGCGCGGGCTGATGACGTGGTCGGTGAACTGGGACCGCTACAACAACTTCGAGTTCTCCAAGGCCCACCGGGCGTACCTGCCCAGGTAG
- a CDS encoding permease has protein sequence MATAPAVRAKRLGSVEVLAGLLVLVVLLRVPLEGVLQAPVVQTWTTVFVSIVLQATPFLAFGVALSAAIAVFVPKEFFAKALPRRPVLAVPVAAATGVVLPGCECGSVPVAGALLRKGITPAAALAFLLAAPAVNPVVLAATAIAFPGDPGMVAARAIASLLASVVMGWLWLRLGRTDWIKLPEHVHGDTKWRAFFGAAGHDLVHAGGFLVVGGMAAATINVLVPGRWLQALADHPALSVVALAFLAVLLSICSEADAFVAASLTQFSTTARLAFLVVGPMVDLKLFAMQVGTFGRRFAVRFAPATLVVAVASATAVGAVFW, from the coding sequence ATGGCGACCGCACCGGCAGTCCGCGCGAAACGGCTCGGTTCGGTTGAAGTGCTGGCGGGCCTCCTGGTCCTCGTCGTGCTCTTGAGGGTGCCGCTGGAGGGTGTCCTCCAGGCACCGGTGGTGCAGACGTGGACCACGGTGTTCGTGTCGATCGTCTTGCAGGCCACGCCGTTCCTCGCGTTCGGGGTGGCGTTGTCGGCGGCGATCGCGGTGTTCGTGCCGAAGGAGTTCTTCGCGAAAGCGTTGCCACGGCGACCGGTGCTCGCGGTACCCGTCGCCGCGGCCACCGGGGTCGTGCTCCCGGGCTGCGAGTGCGGCTCGGTGCCGGTGGCCGGCGCGTTGCTGCGCAAGGGGATCACGCCTGCTGCGGCGCTGGCGTTCCTGCTCGCCGCGCCGGCCGTCAACCCGGTCGTCCTGGCCGCCACCGCCATCGCCTTCCCGGGCGACCCCGGGATGGTGGCGGCCAGGGCGATCGCGAGCCTGCTCGCCTCGGTCGTGATGGGGTGGCTGTGGCTGCGGCTCGGCCGCACCGACTGGATCAAGCTGCCCGAGCACGTCCACGGCGACACGAAGTGGCGGGCGTTCTTCGGCGCCGCCGGGCACGACCTGGTGCACGCGGGCGGGTTCCTCGTCGTCGGCGGGATGGCGGCGGCGACGATCAACGTCCTGGTGCCCGGCCGGTGGTTGCAGGCGCTCGCCGACCACCCCGCGCTGAGCGTGGTCGCGTTGGCGTTCCTGGCCGTGCTGCTGTCGATCTGCTCGGAGGCGGACGCGTTCGTCGCCGCCTCCCTGACCCAGTTCTCCACCACGGCCCGGCTGGCGTTCCTGGTCGTCGGGCCGATGGTGGACCTCAAGCTGTTCGCGATGCAGGTCGGCACGTTCGGACGGCGGTTCGCGGTGCGGTTCGCGCCGGCCACCTTGGTGGTCGCGGTCGCGAGTGCGACCGCGGTGGGGGCGGTGTTCTGGTGA
- a CDS encoding TIGR03943 family putative permease subunit, with the protein MNRTASSAVLLLLGAAVVKVCVTGQYLRYVKAGLWPFLALSGVLLLVLALTNRHRQPKVAWLLTLPVLALLVVAPQPLGSYAAGNSGTALVRSDEYPPLPDGDPVKVTVLDYASRAVFDEGRSLRGRKVVLTGFTARGPNGENLLVRMILTCCAADGRPVKVVLDGPAPAPDTWVEVVGTYREGSVVDGVNAERIPFLEVESVKTVPEPQRPYE; encoded by the coding sequence GTGAACCGGACGGCTTCCAGCGCGGTGTTGCTGCTGCTGGGCGCGGCGGTGGTCAAGGTGTGCGTGACCGGGCAGTACCTGCGGTACGTCAAGGCCGGCCTGTGGCCGTTCCTGGCTCTGTCCGGCGTGCTGTTGCTGGTCCTGGCGCTCACCAACCGGCACCGCCAGCCCAAGGTCGCCTGGCTGCTCACCCTGCCGGTGCTCGCGCTGCTGGTGGTGGCGCCCCAGCCGTTGGGCAGTTACGCGGCGGGCAACTCCGGGACCGCGCTGGTGCGCTCCGACGAGTACCCACCGCTGCCGGACGGCGACCCGGTCAAGGTCACCGTCCTCGACTACGCCTCCCGTGCGGTGTTCGACGAAGGACGTTCCTTGCGGGGCCGCAAGGTCGTGCTCACCGGCTTCACCGCACGCGGACCGAACGGCGAGAACCTGCTGGTGCGCATGATCCTCACGTGCTGCGCCGCCGACGGCCGACCGGTCAAGGTCGTGCTCGACGGGCCCGCGCCGGCACCCGACACGTGGGTCGAGGTCGTCGGCACCTACCGCGAAGGGTCCGTTGTGGACGGTGTGAACGCAGAGCGGATCCCGTTCCTGGAGGTCGAATCGGTCAAGACCGTCCCCGAACCCCAGCGCCCGTACGAGTAG
- a CDS encoding helix-turn-helix domain-containing protein — MTTTVPADFSAALRAAIQRSGLSLNQISRRLREADTPVSISALSYWQNGENRPERASSLAAVTALEEILGQPPRTLTALLGPRRPRGRWTNRGGPVVTYDQVWHRPESVARALAKVDATPDDLKSPHRLSQYVSYRVDGRGHEDTMLVRRLIRADCDDTTRFVFVTRCSSLTHPPAIIHTEGCRPSRFRADVPSSTCVFEFLLDRPLSAGELAFVEFGVRFPPGQTDQHAQIAIYRPARDLVLQIAFDPDHLPRTCNGYFQPRSGLPLEKRGEVTFNRAASTYQFITLDPEPGQYGIQWCWR, encoded by the coding sequence ATGACGACGACGGTGCCCGCGGATTTCAGTGCCGCGCTGCGAGCCGCGATCCAGCGCAGCGGGCTGAGCCTCAACCAGATCAGCCGGCGGCTGCGGGAAGCGGACACACCGGTCAGCATCAGCGCGTTGAGCTACTGGCAGAACGGCGAGAACCGGCCGGAACGGGCGAGTTCGCTGGCGGCGGTGACGGCGCTGGAGGAGATCCTGGGCCAGCCGCCGCGCACGCTGACCGCGCTGCTGGGTCCGCGTCGCCCGCGCGGCCGGTGGACCAACCGGGGCGGCCCGGTCGTCACCTACGACCAGGTGTGGCACCGGCCCGAGTCGGTGGCGCGCGCGCTGGCGAAGGTGGACGCGACCCCGGACGACCTCAAGTCGCCGCACCGGCTCTCGCAGTACGTCTCCTACCGGGTGGACGGTCGCGGGCACGAGGACACCATGCTGGTGCGCCGGCTCATCCGGGCCGACTGCGACGACACCACCCGGTTCGTGTTCGTCACCCGCTGCTCGTCGCTGACCCACCCGCCCGCGATCATCCACACCGAGGGCTGCCGGCCGTCCCGGTTCCGCGCGGACGTGCCGTCCTCGACGTGCGTGTTCGAGTTCCTGCTGGACCGGCCGCTGTCGGCGGGCGAGCTGGCGTTCGTGGAGTTCGGGGTGCGCTTCCCGCCGGGCCAGACCGACCAGCACGCGCAGATCGCGATCTACCGGCCGGCGCGGGACCTGGTGCTGCAGATCGCGTTCGACCCCGACCACCTGCCCCGCACGTGCAACGGGTACTTCCAGCCGCGCAGCGGGCTGCCGCTGGAGAAGCGGGGCGAGGTGACCTTCAACCGGGCGGCGAGCACCTACCAGTTCATCACGCTGGACCCGGAGCCCGGCCAGTACGGCATCCAGTGGTGCTGGCGGTGA
- a CDS encoding S8 family serine peptidase, with the protein MRSTHTCAALAVAGLITALAAVPAAATGHVEVPADAIAGSYIVQLRDAEQAQPLASRYGGQVTHVYRSALTGFAVRMPAAAAARLAADPRVERVVQDSLVHVTTTQSNAPWNLDRVDQRALPLSGTYTYDRTGAGVHVYVVDTGVRISHQEFGGRAVNGWDTVDNDGVAQDCNGHGTHVAGTVGGKTYGVAKGVTLHAVRVLPCGGTGPDSAVIAGVDWVTAHAVKPAVVNMSLGNPQDVPLLDEAVRRSIASGLTYVLAAGNDNTDACTHSPALVPEGLTVGNSTRTDARRSDSNYGRCLDLFAPGTDVVSASYSSDTGTTTKSGTSMAAPAVAGAAALYVEANPTATPKQVHDAIVACAATVTISGAGAYSPNRLLQAPCGTVTPPVWSDDFETDKGWQANPSGTDTATTGRFERGDPEQTTSASSGQVKQLGTTTSGVNCLVTGRLAGASDGANDVDGGTTSIVSPTITLPTTAKLRFAYTYAHGDNSSSADYLRIKVLDGTTATTVFEKLGAATEVAGSWRTTTVDLAAFGGRQVRLLVETADASTASLWEAAVDDVAITA; encoded by the coding sequence GTGAGATCCACCCACACCTGCGCGGCGCTCGCCGTCGCGGGCCTGATCACCGCCCTGGCGGCGGTGCCGGCCGCCGCGACGGGCCACGTCGAGGTGCCGGCCGACGCGATCGCCGGCAGCTACATCGTCCAGTTGCGCGACGCCGAGCAGGCGCAACCGCTTGCCTCCCGGTACGGCGGGCAGGTCACCCACGTGTACCGCAGCGCGTTGACGGGATTCGCCGTGCGGATGCCCGCCGCGGCGGCGGCCCGCCTGGCCGCGGACCCGCGCGTCGAACGGGTCGTGCAGGACTCGCTCGTGCACGTCACGACGACGCAGTCCAACGCGCCCTGGAACCTCGACCGCGTCGACCAGCGTGCCCTGCCCCTGTCGGGCACGTACACCTACGACCGGACGGGCGCGGGCGTGCACGTCTACGTCGTGGACACCGGCGTGCGGATCAGCCACCAGGAGTTCGGCGGCCGGGCGGTCAACGGCTGGGACACGGTCGACAACGACGGCGTCGCCCAGGACTGCAACGGCCACGGCACCCACGTCGCCGGCACCGTCGGCGGCAAGACCTACGGCGTGGCCAAGGGCGTCACCCTGCACGCCGTGCGCGTCCTGCCGTGCGGCGGGACCGGCCCGGACTCGGCGGTCATCGCGGGCGTCGACTGGGTCACCGCCCACGCGGTCAAGCCCGCGGTGGTCAACATGAGCCTGGGCAACCCGCAGGACGTGCCCCTGCTGGACGAAGCCGTGCGCCGGTCCATCGCCTCGGGCCTGACCTACGTGCTGGCCGCCGGCAACGACAACACCGACGCCTGCACGCACTCGCCGGCCCTGGTCCCCGAGGGCCTCACGGTCGGCAACTCCACCCGCACCGACGCCCGGCGCAGCGACTCCAACTACGGCCGCTGCCTGGACCTGTTCGCCCCCGGCACGGACGTCGTCTCGGCGTCCTACAGCAGCGACACCGGCACCACCACGAAGTCCGGCACGTCGATGGCGGCCCCGGCGGTCGCGGGCGCGGCGGCGCTGTACGTGGAGGCCAACCCGACCGCCACGCCCAAACAGGTGCACGACGCGATCGTGGCGTGCGCGGCGACCGTCACGATCAGCGGCGCGGGCGCCTACTCGCCCAACCGCCTGCTCCAAGCGCCGTGCGGCACGGTGACGCCGCCGGTGTGGTCCGACGACTTCGAGACCGACAAGGGCTGGCAGGCCAACCCCTCGGGCACCGACACGGCCACCACCGGCCGGTTCGAGCGCGGTGACCCCGAGCAGACCACGTCCGCCTCCAGCGGCCAGGTCAAGCAGTTGGGCACCACCACGAGCGGCGTGAACTGCCTGGTGACCGGCCGCCTGGCGGGCGCATCCGACGGCGCGAACGACGTGGACGGCGGCACGACCTCGATCGTCTCACCGACGATCACCCTGCCCACCACGGCCAAGCTGCGCTTCGCCTACACCTACGCCCACGGCGACAACTCCAGCTCCGCCGACTACCTGCGGATCAAGGTGCTGGACGGCACGACCGCCACCACGGTGTTCGAGAAGCTCGGTGCGGCCACCGAGGTCGCCGGGTCTTGGCGGACCACAACTGTGGACCTGGCGGCGTTCGGCGGTCGCCAGGTGCGCCTGCTGGTCGAAACGGCCGACGCGAGCACGGCCTCGCTGTGGGAAGCGGCGGTGGACGACGTGGCGATCACGGCGTGA
- a CDS encoding metallophosphoesterase: MRSVIQRPRWRRSAVAAATSTLLVGAVLVAAQPVATGLASPAAPAPPPEIADQVPQLPEAGVTSARAEVTASGGGARVASTQQVCASGAKWLRLRVTQLSLRGNDSVTLTGSAGGTFTLTADHWPGKAFHTRAFEGDCVRVSPNLTDPGSRFAVDSYQSGTQSLALATATVAAVGDVCGSSCNQTAPVVKNMNPQALILAGDNAYSSGTLTEYKNYYDPYYGQFKAITYPTPGNHEYNTSGASGYFDYFGTRAGERGKGYYSFDVGDWHFVALNSNISRSSTSTQVSWLKNDLAANTKPCTAAFWHHPRFSRGDHGDDTSVTAFFQALYDAKADLVVVGHDHNYQRFAPSRPDGTKDTVNGVRELLIGTGGRGFYNFNQSSAATQEAGNASTFGVAKLTLSASGYRHDFVPVAGRTYTDTVSGQCKKAATAPDFTVGATPSSVGLKPGGSASVTVNVGSTAGFSAATSLSVSGLPSGVTGTISPSSVTPPANGSASATLTLSASTSAPNGSATATITGTSGTVSHTAQVTVSVSSTVGDAFFDDFETDKGWQVNPLADDTATTGRWERGDPEQTAEAGNGQIKQLGDTTSGVNCLVTGRLAGASDGANDVDGGKTSIASPTFTVPTGAKLSFTYNFAYGNNSSTSDYLRVKVLEGSTATTVFERLGQSSVAVPGQWQAAAVDLAAFAGHSVRLLVETADASTASLVEAAVDDVRVSVG, encoded by the coding sequence ATGCGCTCAGTCATCCAACGACCACGATGGCGCCGGTCGGCGGTCGCCGCGGCGACGTCCACCCTGCTGGTCGGCGCCGTGCTGGTGGCGGCCCAACCGGTGGCAACTGGTCTGGCGTCCCCGGCCGCCCCTGCACCGCCGCCGGAGATCGCGGACCAGGTGCCGCAACTGCCCGAAGCGGGTGTCACGTCCGCCCGTGCCGAGGTCACCGCCTCCGGTGGGGGTGCTCGGGTCGCGTCCACCCAGCAGGTGTGTGCGTCCGGCGCGAAGTGGCTGCGGTTGCGCGTCACCCAGTTGTCCCTGCGCGGCAACGACTCCGTGACGCTCACCGGGTCCGCCGGTGGCACCTTCACGCTCACCGCCGACCACTGGCCCGGCAAGGCGTTCCACACCCGCGCCTTCGAAGGGGACTGCGTCCGCGTCTCGCCCAACCTGACCGACCCGGGCAGCCGGTTCGCCGTCGACTCCTACCAGTCGGGCACGCAGTCGCTGGCGCTGGCCACCGCCACGGTCGCGGCCGTGGGTGACGTGTGCGGCTCGTCGTGCAACCAGACCGCCCCGGTGGTCAAGAACATGAACCCGCAGGCGCTGATCCTGGCCGGCGACAACGCCTACAGCTCGGGCACCCTCACCGAGTACAAGAACTACTACGACCCCTACTACGGCCAGTTCAAGGCCATCACCTACCCGACGCCGGGCAACCACGAGTACAACACCTCCGGCGCCTCGGGCTACTTCGACTACTTCGGCACGCGGGCCGGCGAGCGCGGCAAGGGCTACTACAGCTTCGACGTCGGCGACTGGCACTTCGTCGCGCTCAACTCCAACATCAGCCGCTCCAGCACCTCCACCCAGGTGTCGTGGCTGAAGAACGACCTGGCGGCCAACACCAAGCCGTGCACCGCCGCGTTCTGGCACCACCCGCGGTTCAGCCGCGGCGACCACGGCGACGACACGTCGGTGACGGCGTTCTTCCAAGCGCTCTACGACGCCAAGGCCGACCTTGTGGTCGTCGGCCACGACCACAACTACCAGCGGTTCGCACCCTCGCGTCCGGACGGCACCAAGGACACCGTCAACGGCGTGCGGGAACTGCTGATCGGCACCGGCGGCCGGGGCTTCTACAACTTCAACCAGTCCTCGGCCGCGACCCAGGAGGCGGGCAACGCCAGCACCTTCGGCGTGGCCAAGCTGACGCTGTCCGCGTCGGGCTACCGCCACGACTTCGTGCCGGTGGCCGGCCGCACCTACACCGATACGGTGTCCGGCCAGTGCAAGAAGGCCGCCACCGCCCCGGACTTCACCGTCGGGGCGACCCCGTCGTCGGTGGGGCTCAAGCCGGGTGGCAGCGCCTCGGTGACGGTGAACGTGGGCAGCACGGCCGGGTTCTCGGCGGCGACCTCGCTGAGCGTCTCCGGCCTGCCCTCGGGCGTCACCGGCACGATCAGCCCGTCCTCGGTCACCCCGCCCGCGAACGGCTCGGCGTCGGCGACCCTGACGCTGTCCGCCTCGACGTCCGCGCCCAACGGCAGCGCCACGGCGACCATCACCGGCACCTCGGGCACGGTCAGCCACACCGCGCAGGTCACGGTGAGCGTGTCGTCGACGGTCGGTGACGCGTTCTTCGACGACTTCGAGACCGACAAGGGCTGGCAGGTCAACCCGCTGGCCGACGACACGGCCACGACCGGCCGGTGGGAGCGCGGCGACCCCGAGCAGACCGCCGAGGCCGGCAACGGGCAGATCAAGCAGCTCGGTGACACCACCAGCGGCGTGAACTGCCTGGTCACCGGTCGCCTGGCCGGGGCGTCCGACGGCGCGAACGACGTGGACGGCGGGAAGACCTCCATCGCCTCCCCGACCTTCACCGTGCCGACCGGGGCGAAGCTGAGCTTCACCTACAACTTCGCCTACGGCAACAACTCCTCGACCTCGGACTACCTGCGGGTCAAGGTCCTGGAGGGCTCGACGGCCACCACCGTGTTCGAGCGGTTGGGCCAGAGCTCGGTCGCCGTGCCCGGCCAGTGGCAGGCGGCGGCGGTCGACCTGGCGGCCTTCGCCGGGCACAGCGTGCGCCTGCTCGTGGAGACCGCCGACGCCTCCACCGCCTCGCTCGTGGAGGCCGCGGTGGACGACGTCCGGGTCAGCGTCGGTTAG
- a CDS encoding MFS transporter: MYVSTTRSADAGRPAGRSRHAVPATVVGLGVVSLITDMSAEMVTAVLPLYLVYGLGVGYLQLGAVDGLYTGASAVLRLAGGYLADRLGRPKAVALAGYGLSAVTKLGFPLAGSSLPLIGGLIGVDRAGKGVRTAPRDAMITLATPSEGLGRAFGVHRAMDTAGALLGPLLAFGLLTLLVGDYTAVFAVSFCLGVVAVVVLAVFVRQPAGTVARTRVGLGAGLMLLRGRGLRRTFLVAALLGLFTVGDMFLFVGVQQTAGLPSGALPLLPLATALSFMALATPVGRLADRLGRWRVFLLGHVVLLVAYVLLALALSGWVVAGLVLLAHGVFYACTDGVLMAHAAPLVPEALRATGLAIVQTGQAVARACGAVVFGAVAAGLALSPAFAVLAVALLVAVLVGGAVRS, translated from the coding sequence ATGTACGTCTCCACCACCCGCTCCGCGGACGCCGGCCGGCCCGCGGGTCGATCCCGCCACGCCGTGCCGGCGACCGTCGTCGGGCTGGGCGTGGTCAGCCTGATCACCGACATGTCCGCGGAGATGGTCACCGCGGTCCTGCCGCTCTACCTCGTCTACGGCCTCGGCGTCGGGTACCTGCAACTCGGCGCGGTCGACGGCCTCTACACCGGCGCCTCGGCGGTGCTGCGCCTGGCGGGCGGTTACCTGGCCGACCGGCTGGGCCGCCCGAAGGCGGTGGCGCTGGCCGGGTACGGGCTCTCCGCCGTCACCAAGCTCGGTTTCCCGTTGGCGGGTTCGTCGCTGCCGCTGATCGGCGGGCTGATCGGCGTGGACCGGGCGGGCAAGGGCGTGCGGACCGCGCCCCGCGACGCCATGATCACGCTCGCCACGCCCTCCGAAGGGCTCGGGCGGGCGTTCGGGGTGCACCGGGCGATGGACACCGCCGGTGCGTTGCTCGGGCCGTTGCTGGCGTTCGGGTTGCTGACGTTGCTGGTCGGCGACTACACGGCCGTGTTCGCGGTCAGCTTCTGCCTGGGTGTGGTGGCCGTGGTGGTGCTGGCGGTGTTCGTGCGGCAGCCCGCCGGGACCGTGGCGCGGACCCGGGTCGGGCTGGGTGCTGGGCTGATGTTGTTGCGGGGGAGGGGATTGCGGCGAACGTTCCTGGTCGCCGCACTGCTCGGGCTGTTCACCGTGGGGGACATGTTCCTGTTCGTCGGGGTGCAGCAGACGGCCGGGTTGCCTTCGGGTGCGTTGCCGTTGCTGCCGCTGGCGACGGCGTTGTCCTTCATGGCCCTGGCGACGCCCGTGGGGCGGTTGGCCGACCGTCTCGGGCGGTGGCGGGTGTTCCTTCTCGGGCACGTCGTGCTGCTGGTGGCTTATGTGTTGTTGGCGCTGGCGTTGAGCGGGTGGGTCGTCGCGGGGCTTGTCCTGTTGGCGCACGGCGTGTTCTACGCGTGCACTGACGGGGTGCTGATGGCGCATGCCGCGCCTTTGGTGCCGGAAGCGTTGCGGGCTACAGGGTTGGCGATCGTCCAAACCGGACAGGCAGTGGCACGTGCTTGCGGGGCGGTCGTGTTCGGTGCGGTGGCGGCAGGGCTGGCGTTGTCGCCCGCGTTCGCCGTGCTGGCGGTGGCGTTGCTGGTGGCGGTCCTGGTCGGCGGGGCGGTGCGGTCGTGA
- a CDS encoding SIS domain-containing protein, with protein sequence MSTHVAVEIATQPDCWHRASTLAKEVAPVLPRPGERVAVVGCGTSWFMAQSYAWLREARGQGYTDAFAASEFPGARDYDRVVAITRSGTTSEVLDLLESVPVPTLALTADGSTPVVDASDDVVVLDFADEVSVVQTRFATSALALLRTSLGEDLTPAVADCAAALDLALPAEWTEAAQFTFLGRGWTVGLAHEAALKMREAAGAWTESYPAMDYRHGPISITAPGRLAWMFGATPEGLAADVAATGGMFVTSALDPMANLVVAQRLAVHIAEAAGLNPDQPRHLTRSVILS encoded by the coding sequence GTGAGCACCCACGTCGCTGTCGAGATCGCCACCCAACCGGACTGCTGGCACCGGGCGTCCACGCTGGCCAAGGAGGTCGCGCCGGTCCTGCCCCGACCGGGTGAGCGGGTGGCCGTGGTCGGCTGCGGCACCTCCTGGTTCATGGCGCAGTCCTACGCCTGGCTGCGCGAGGCCCGCGGCCAGGGCTACACCGACGCCTTCGCCGCCTCCGAGTTCCCCGGCGCCCGGGACTACGACCGGGTCGTCGCCATCACCCGGTCCGGGACCACCTCGGAGGTGCTGGACCTGCTGGAGTCGGTGCCCGTGCCGACGCTGGCCCTGACCGCCGACGGCAGCACTCCCGTCGTGGACGCGTCCGACGACGTCGTCGTGCTCGACTTCGCCGACGAGGTGTCGGTCGTGCAGACGCGGTTCGCGACCAGCGCCCTGGCCCTGCTGCGCACGTCCCTGGGCGAGGACCTGACCCCGGCCGTCGCCGACTGCGCGGCGGCCCTGGACCTGGCGCTGCCCGCCGAGTGGACCGAGGCCGCGCAGTTCACGTTCCTGGGCCGGGGCTGGACGGTCGGCCTGGCGCACGAGGCGGCGCTGAAGATGCGCGAAGCGGCGGGCGCGTGGACCGAGTCCTACCCGGCCATGGACTACCGCCACGGACCCATCAGCATCACCGCGCCCGGCCGGCTGGCGTGGATGTTCGGCGCGACCCCCGAGGGGCTGGCGGCGGACGTGGCCGCGACCGGCGGGATGTTCGTGACCAGCGCGCTGGACCCGATGGCCAACCTGGTGGTCGCGCAGCGCCTGGCGGTGCACATCGCGGAGGCGGCCGGGCTCAACCCGGACCAGCCGCGGCACCTCACGCGGTCGGTGATCCTGTCGTAG